In Streptomyces chartreusis NRRL 3882, the following are encoded in one genomic region:
- a CDS encoding DUF488 domain-containing protein: MSVRVRRVYDPPEPEDGVRVLVDRLWPRGLAKDAARVDEWPKAITPSTELRRWYHAGEGSYEEFAGRYEAELAADEAAEVLDHVRDLVRKGDVTLLTASKTPEESHATVLARLVRS; encoded by the coding sequence ATGAGCGTCCGCGTACGCCGCGTCTACGATCCGCCCGAGCCGGAGGACGGGGTGCGTGTCCTGGTCGACCGGCTGTGGCCGCGGGGCCTGGCGAAGGACGCGGCCCGGGTGGACGAGTGGCCCAAGGCGATCACCCCGTCGACGGAACTGCGCCGCTGGTACCACGCGGGCGAGGGCTCGTACGAGGAGTTCGCCGGCCGGTACGAGGCGGAGCTCGCCGCCGACGAGGCGGCCGAGGTCCTCGACCACGTCCGTGACCTGGTCCGCAAGGGTGATGTGACGCTGCTGACCGCGTCGAAGACGCCGGAAGAGAGCCACGCCACGGTGCTGGCCCGCCTCGTGCGGAGCTGA
- a CDS encoding LysR family transcriptional regulator ArgP, which yields MADLPLDQVRTLLAVVDEGTFDAAAAALHVTPSAISQRVKALEQRTGRVLLLRTKPVRPTESGEVLVRLARQVARLERDAYAELGLSGTGEPTRVSVAVNADSLATWFLRVLTRVPEELRLCFELRREDEDHTAALLREGVVMAAVTSSPDPVPGCSVRSLGRMRYLPVAAPNFAARHLGGGPLEQVLLDLPVVAFDRRDDFQDGFVRRLTRGRSGASALRHYVPTSEGFAEAVAAGLGWGLVPEAQADPLLRTGRLVGIAPGRTVDVPLYWQQWKLDSPALAQVAETVTATAGEALRA from the coding sequence ATGGCTGACCTTCCACTGGACCAGGTGCGCACCCTGCTCGCGGTCGTGGACGAGGGGACCTTCGACGCGGCGGCGGCCGCGCTGCACGTGACGCCGTCGGCGATCAGTCAGCGTGTGAAGGCGCTGGAGCAGCGCACGGGGCGGGTGCTGCTGCTGCGGACCAAGCCGGTGCGGCCGACCGAGTCGGGCGAGGTGCTGGTGCGGCTGGCCCGGCAGGTGGCGCGGCTGGAGCGCGACGCGTACGCGGAGCTCGGGCTGAGCGGGACCGGGGAGCCGACCCGGGTGTCGGTGGCGGTGAACGCGGACTCGCTGGCCACCTGGTTCCTGCGGGTGCTCACGCGTGTGCCGGAGGAGCTGCGGCTCTGCTTCGAACTGCGCCGCGAGGACGAGGACCACACGGCGGCGCTGCTGCGGGAGGGGGTGGTGATGGCCGCGGTGACCTCGTCGCCGGATCCCGTGCCGGGCTGTTCCGTCCGGTCGCTGGGGCGGATGCGCTACCTGCCCGTGGCCGCGCCGAACTTCGCCGCGCGTCACCTCGGCGGCGGGCCGCTGGAACAGGTGCTCCTCGACCTGCCCGTCGTGGCCTTCGACCGGCGGGACGACTTCCAGGACGGTTTCGTGCGCCGGCTCACCCGGGGGCGGAGCGGCGCGAGCGCGCTGCGCCACTACGTGCCGACCTCGGAGGGTTTCGCCGAGGCCGTGGCGGCCGGACTGGGGTGGGGCCTGGTGCCCGAGGCCCAGGCGGATCCGCTGCTGCGCACCGGGCGGCTGGTCGGGATCGCCCCGGGCCGGACGGTGGACGTGCCGCTGTACTGGCAGCAGTGGAAGCTCGACTCGCCCGCGCTGGCACAGGTGGCGGAGACGGTGACGGCGACCGCCGGGGAGGCACTGCGGGCGTGA
- a CDS encoding saccharopine dehydrogenase family protein: protein MRVLLVGAGGVGGAITKIAARRPLFEAMVVADHDPGRSEAAVAALGGDPRFTAEQVDAGDEPAVARLLARHRCDVLLNATDPRFVMPLFRAARAAGATYVDMAMSLSRPHAERPYEECGVKLGDEQFAQAADWEKEGVLALVGMGVEPGLSDVFARYAADELFDEIEEIGIRDGANLTVDGYGFAPSFSIWTTIEECLNPPVVYEAGRGWFTTEPFSESEVFDFPEGIGPVECVNVEHEEVLLVPRWVDTRRVTFKYGLGREFVETLKTLHLLGLDRTDPVTVPGTDGPVAVSPRDVVAACLPDPATLGERMRGKTCAGTWVRGVRDGRPRDVYLYHVVDNQWSMAEYGSQAVVWQTAVNPVVALELLASGAWSGAGVLGPEAFPARPFLDLLTAYGSPWGLREQ from the coding sequence ATGCGTGTACTGCTCGTGGGTGCCGGAGGCGTGGGCGGCGCGATCACCAAGATCGCTGCCCGGCGGCCCCTCTTCGAGGCGATGGTGGTGGCCGACCACGACCCCGGCCGGTCCGAGGCGGCGGTCGCGGCGCTCGGCGGTGACCCACGGTTCACCGCCGAGCAGGTGGACGCGGGCGACGAACCGGCGGTGGCCCGCCTGCTGGCACGGCATCGCTGCGACGTCCTCCTCAACGCCACCGACCCCCGCTTCGTGATGCCGCTGTTCCGCGCGGCCCGCGCCGCGGGCGCCACGTATGTCGACATGGCGATGTCCCTGTCCCGTCCGCACGCCGAGCGGCCGTACGAGGAGTGCGGGGTGAAGCTGGGCGACGAGCAGTTCGCGCAGGCGGCCGACTGGGAGAAGGAGGGCGTGCTGGCCCTCGTCGGCATGGGCGTGGAGCCGGGCCTGTCGGACGTCTTCGCGCGGTACGCCGCCGACGAACTCTTCGACGAGATCGAGGAGATCGGCATCCGCGACGGCGCGAACCTGACCGTCGACGGCTACGGCTTCGCGCCCTCGTTCAGCATCTGGACCACCATCGAGGAGTGCCTCAACCCGCCGGTCGTCTACGAGGCCGGCCGGGGCTGGTTCACCACCGAACCCTTCAGCGAGTCCGAGGTCTTCGACTTCCCCGAGGGCATCGGACCGGTCGAGTGCGTGAACGTGGAGCACGAGGAGGTGCTGCTCGTCCCGCGCTGGGTCGACACGCGCCGCGTCACCTTCAAGTACGGCCTGGGCCGCGAGTTCGTCGAGACGCTGAAGACGCTGCACCTGCTGGGCCTGGACCGCACCGACCCGGTGACGGTGCCGGGGACGGACGGACCGGTGGCCGTCTCGCCGCGGGACGTGGTCGCCGCGTGCCTGCCCGACCCGGCGACACTCGGCGAGCGGATGCGCGGAAAGACGTGTGCGGGCACGTGGGTGCGGGGCGTGCGGGACGGGAGGCCGCGCGACGTATACCTGTACCACGTGGTCGACAACCAGTGGTCCATGGCGGAGTACGGCTCCCAGGCCGTGGTGTGGCAGACCGCCGTCAATCCCGTCGTCGCGCTCGAACTCCTCGCCTCGGGCGCCTGGTCCGGCGCGGGCGTGCTCGGCCCCGAGGCCTTCCCGGCCCGCCCGTTCCTGGACCTGCTGACGGCCTACGGCTCGCCCTGGGGCCTGCGCGAGCAGTGA
- a CDS encoding alpha-ketoglutarate-dependent dioxygenase AlkB → MHLQGSLFDQADELRLGPLDGISRTHLGFGAWLDVLPGWLSGSDTLFEHLAAEVPWRAERRTMYDHVVDVPRLLAFYGADDPLPHPVLTEARDALSAHYGEELGEPFTTAGLCYYRDGRDSVAWHGDRIGRGAREDTMVAILSVGAPRDLLLRPMRGGRDTVRRPLGHGDLIVMGGSCQRTWEHSVPKSTRATEPRISIQFRPHGVH, encoded by the coding sequence ATGCACCTCCAGGGCTCCCTTTTCGACCAGGCCGACGAGCTGCGGCTCGGGCCGCTCGACGGGATCAGCCGTACCCACCTCGGTTTCGGCGCCTGGCTCGACGTCCTGCCCGGGTGGCTCAGCGGTTCCGACACACTGTTCGAACACCTGGCCGCCGAGGTGCCGTGGCGGGCGGAGCGGCGCACGATGTACGACCACGTCGTCGACGTGCCTAGGTTGCTCGCTTTCTACGGCGCCGACGACCCGCTGCCGCACCCGGTCCTGACCGAGGCGCGCGACGCGCTGAGCGCCCACTACGGCGAGGAACTGGGCGAGCCGTTCACCACGGCCGGACTGTGCTACTACCGCGACGGCCGGGACAGCGTGGCCTGGCACGGCGACCGGATCGGCCGCGGGGCGCGTGAGGACACGATGGTCGCGATCCTGTCGGTGGGAGCGCCCCGGGACCTGCTGCTGCGTCCGATGCGGGGCGGCCGCGACACCGTGCGCCGGCCACTGGGGCACGGCGACCTCATCGTGATGGGCGGCTCCTGCCAGCGCACCTGGGAGCACTCCGTGCCCAAGAGCACGCGCGCGACGGAGCCGCGCATCAGCATCCAGTTCCGCCCGCACGGCGTGCACTGA
- a CDS encoding FAD-binding dehydrogenase gives MDADVIVVGAGLAGLVAAHELTSRGRRVALVDQENAANLGGQAFWSFGGLFLVDSPEQRRLGIKDSFDLAWSDWRGSAGFDRLEDEDSWAVRWARAYVEFAAGEKRSWLNGHGITFLPTVGWAERGDLTAHGHGNTVPRFHIAWGTGTGVVEPFVRYAEQAARDGLLTFHHRHRVDELVVEDGSARGVRGTVLAEDTSPRGVASNRDAVGEFALTAQAVVVTSGGIGANHDIVRRYWPERLGTPPREMVTGVPAYVDGRMLDISAEAGVRLVNRDRMWHYTEGLQNWDPIWPGHGIRILPGPSSMWFDALGRRLPGPYLPGYDTLGTLKHLRTTEDIAGYDHSWFILTQKIIEKEFALSGSEQNPDITAKDRAGFLKERILGKGAPGPVDAFLRKGADFVTAPSVEQLVEKMNQLTDRPLLDAAGIRRQIEARDLQIANPYAKDAQVQGIRNARRYIGDRLGRVATPHRILDPDAGPLIGVKLHILTRKTLGGIQTDLDSRALGTDGKPVEGLYAAGEVAGFGGGGVHGYNALEGTFLGGCLFSGRAAGRAAAKQTA, from the coding sequence ATGGATGCCGACGTCATCGTCGTCGGAGCGGGCCTCGCCGGCCTGGTCGCGGCACACGAACTGACCAGCAGGGGCAGGAGGGTCGCCCTCGTCGACCAGGAGAACGCCGCCAACCTCGGCGGACAGGCCTTCTGGTCCTTCGGCGGGCTGTTCCTCGTCGACTCGCCGGAGCAGCGGCGCCTGGGCATCAAGGACTCCTTCGACCTGGCCTGGAGCGACTGGCGGGGCAGCGCGGGCTTCGACCGGCTGGAGGACGAGGACTCCTGGGCGGTGCGCTGGGCGCGCGCCTACGTCGAATTCGCCGCGGGGGAGAAGCGGTCCTGGCTGAACGGGCACGGCATCACGTTCCTGCCCACCGTCGGCTGGGCCGAGCGCGGCGACCTCACCGCCCACGGGCACGGCAACACCGTGCCCCGCTTCCACATCGCCTGGGGCACCGGCACCGGTGTGGTGGAACCCTTCGTCCGCTACGCCGAGCAGGCCGCGCGCGACGGACTGCTCACCTTCCACCACCGTCACCGCGTCGACGAACTGGTCGTCGAGGACGGCAGCGCCCGCGGCGTGCGCGGCACGGTCCTGGCCGAGGACACCTCACCGCGTGGCGTCGCCTCCAACCGCGACGCCGTCGGCGAGTTCGCACTCACCGCCCAGGCCGTCGTCGTCACCAGCGGCGGCATCGGCGCCAACCACGACATCGTCCGCCGCTACTGGCCCGAGCGCCTCGGCACCCCGCCGCGGGAGATGGTCACCGGCGTCCCGGCCTACGTCGACGGCCGGATGCTCGACATCAGCGCCGAGGCGGGCGTACGCCTGGTCAACCGGGACCGCATGTGGCACTACACCGAGGGCCTGCAGAACTGGGACCCGATCTGGCCCGGCCACGGCATCCGCATCCTGCCCGGACCGTCCTCGATGTGGTTCGACGCCCTCGGCCGCCGCCTGCCCGGGCCGTACCTGCCCGGCTACGACACCCTCGGCACCCTGAAGCACCTGCGCACCACCGAGGACATCGCCGGGTACGACCACTCCTGGTTCATCCTCACGCAGAAGATCATCGAGAAGGAGTTCGCCCTGTCGGGCTCCGAGCAGAACCCCGACATCACCGCCAAGGACCGCGCCGGGTTCCTGAAGGAACGCATCCTCGGCAAGGGCGCGCCCGGACCGGTCGACGCGTTCCTGCGCAAGGGCGCCGACTTCGTGACAGCCCCCAGTGTCGAGCAGCTCGTCGAGAAGATGAACCAGCTGACCGACAGGCCACTGCTCGACGCGGCCGGGATCCGCCGCCAGATCGAGGCCCGCGACCTGCAGATCGCCAACCCCTACGCCAAGGACGCCCAGGTGCAGGGCATCCGCAACGCCCGCCGCTACATCGGCGACCGTCTCGGCCGGGTCGCCACGCCGCACCGCATCCTGGACCCGGACGCCGGCCCGCTGATCGGCGTCAAGCTGCACATCCTCACCCGCAAGACGCTCGGCGGCATCCAGACCGACCTCGACTCGCGCGCCCTCGGCACCGACGGCAAGCCGGTGGAGGGGCTGTACGCGGCCGGCGAGGTCGCCGGATTCGGCGGCGGCGGTGTCCACGGCTACAACGCGCTGGAGGGCACCTTCCTCGGCGGCTGCCTCTTCTCGGGCCGCGCGGCGGGCCGGGCGGCGGCGAAACAGACCGCCTGA
- a CDS encoding DUF6098 family protein, translating into MSGSDDLPVVRTLAELTELVERHQGLYVRWSRGPATDLRDVSSTDDLTGVSMPGLSANPLDVEDWWEDRPVRVWVARRLHDYAHLPHEKGPGVRPWVLAGKETARGPDNEPLVTDARPMSWIDQQVIDEAKAEVSRQENPWGPLRRS; encoded by the coding sequence ATGAGTGGATCGGACGACCTGCCGGTCGTGCGCACACTCGCCGAGCTCACCGAGCTGGTCGAACGGCACCAGGGCCTGTACGTCCGCTGGTCGCGCGGCCCCGCGACCGATCTCCGCGACGTGTCCAGCACCGACGATCTCACGGGCGTGTCCATGCCGGGCCTGTCCGCCAACCCGCTCGACGTCGAGGACTGGTGGGAGGACCGGCCCGTCCGGGTGTGGGTGGCGCGTCGCCTGCACGACTACGCCCATCTGCCGCACGAGAAGGGGCCCGGCGTACGGCCCTGGGTGCTCGCGGGCAAGGAGACCGCCCGCGGACCCGACAACGAACCGCTGGTCACCGACGCCCGGCCGATGAGCTGGATCGACCAGCAGGTGATCGACGAGGCGAAGGCGGAGGTGTCCCGGCAGGAGAACCCCTGGGGGCCGCTGCGCCGCAGCTGA
- a CDS encoding TetR/AcrR family transcriptional regulator has protein sequence MPKPVVPEEKRRRRRPTKSGTVLSERLIVETALRMLREHGSAGLTARRLGLALDADPSTLYRYFRGMDDLTLAIGDALIGQALGGWAPTGEWRADLRAVGLRIHAAYVEHPQAAVLTASRVSGRAHELAADEAVLDILRTAGFPVPDAVRVYHAFVDTTLAFAALDAASLALPSASLRADEEMWRSTYARLPAATHPRIAEAAPLLATRMLTSAYPTALDMLLDSAAAQLEGIRG, from the coding sequence GTGCCCAAGCCCGTGGTGCCCGAGGAGAAACGCCGCCGGCGCAGGCCCACCAAGAGCGGCACCGTGCTGTCCGAACGGCTGATCGTCGAGACGGCGCTGCGGATGCTGCGCGAACACGGCAGCGCGGGGCTGACCGCCCGCAGGCTCGGCCTGGCCCTGGACGCCGACCCGAGCACGCTCTACCGGTACTTCCGGGGCATGGACGATCTGACGCTCGCCATCGGCGACGCGCTGATCGGGCAGGCGCTCGGCGGCTGGGCGCCGACGGGGGAGTGGCGGGCGGACCTGCGGGCCGTCGGGCTGCGCATCCACGCCGCGTACGTGGAGCATCCGCAGGCCGCGGTGCTCACGGCGAGCCGCGTCTCGGGCCGCGCCCATGAACTCGCGGCCGACGAGGCCGTCCTGGACATCCTGCGCACGGCGGGCTTCCCGGTGCCGGACGCGGTGCGCGTCTACCACGCCTTCGTCGACACGACACTGGCCTTCGCCGCGCTCGACGCGGCCTCGCTGGCCCTGCCCAGCGCCTCGCTGCGGGCCGACGAGGAGATGTGGCGCTCGACGTACGCCCGCCTGCCCGCCGCCACCCACCCCCGTATCGCGGAGGCGGCACCCCTGCTCGCCACCCGCATGCTCACCAGCGCCTATCCGACGGCCCTGGACATGCTGCTGGACAGCGCGGCGGCTCAGCTGGAGGGGATCCGGGGGTAG
- a CDS encoding DUF4032 domain-containing protein, translating into MALQISATNPEHPALLLELPWDLPLEEWPEEYLVPLPRGISRHVVRYSRAGDEVIAVKELAERPAQREYELLRDLDRIGIPAVDPLAVVTGRTDADGAPLESVLITRHLGGSMPYRSMFETTMRPATMHRLMDALAVLLVRLHLAGFAWGDCSLSNTLFRRDAGAYAAYLVDAETGDLHPQLSSGQREYDLDLARVNISGELLDLEASGALHPSVDPVEFGMEICARYGGLWDELTRTSVYPAGKYHYIERRIRRLNDLGFDVAEMQIEHASNGDTVTFVPKVVDAGHHQRQLLRLTGLDTEENQARRLLNDLESWMATQDDYAPGDPLGARPEVLAHRWVREVFRPTVRAVPPELRGSMDPAEIYHQLLEHRWYLSERAQHDIGIDTAVEDYIENILPKARKTLQPTAD; encoded by the coding sequence ATGGCACTTCAGATCAGCGCGACCAACCCGGAGCATCCCGCGCTTCTGCTGGAACTGCCGTGGGACCTGCCCCTGGAGGAGTGGCCGGAGGAGTACCTCGTACCACTGCCGCGCGGCATCTCCCGGCACGTGGTGCGCTACTCCCGGGCCGGCGACGAGGTGATCGCCGTCAAGGAGCTGGCCGAGCGGCCCGCGCAGCGCGAGTACGAGCTGCTGCGCGACCTGGACCGGATCGGCATCCCGGCGGTGGACCCGCTGGCCGTGGTCACCGGCCGCACCGACGCGGACGGCGCACCGCTGGAGAGCGTGCTGATCACCCGGCACCTGGGCGGTTCGATGCCGTACCGCTCGATGTTCGAGACGACCATGCGCCCGGCCACCATGCACCGGCTGATGGACGCGCTCGCCGTGCTCCTGGTACGCCTGCACCTGGCCGGGTTCGCCTGGGGCGACTGCTCGCTGTCCAACACCCTCTTCCGGCGCGACGCGGGCGCCTACGCCGCGTATCTGGTGGACGCCGAGACCGGTGACCTGCATCCGCAGCTCAGCTCCGGGCAGCGCGAGTACGACCTGGACCTCGCCCGCGTGAACATCAGCGGGGAGTTGCTGGACCTGGAGGCGTCCGGGGCACTGCACCCGTCGGTGGACCCGGTCGAGTTCGGCATGGAGATCTGCGCCCGCTACGGCGGCCTCTGGGACGAACTGACCCGCACCTCCGTCTATCCGGCGGGCAAGTACCACTACATAGAACGCCGGATCCGCCGCCTGAACGACCTCGGCTTCGACGTCGCCGAGATGCAGATCGAGCACGCCTCGAACGGCGACACGGTCACCTTCGTGCCCAAGGTCGTCGACGCGGGACACCACCAGCGCCAGCTGCTGCGCCTGACCGGGCTGGACACGGAGGAGAACCAGGCCCGGCGGCTGCTGAACGACCTGGAGAGCTGGATGGCGACCCAGGACGACTACGCCCCGGGCGATCCCCTGGGCGCCCGCCCCGAGGTGCTGGCCCACCGCTGGGTGCGGGAGGTGTTCCGGCCGACCGTGCGGGCGGTGCCGCCCGAACTGCGCGGTTCCATGGACCCGGCGGAGATCTACCACCAGCTCCTCGAGCACCGCTGGTACCTGTCCGAGCGGGCCCAGCACGACATCGGCATCGACACGGCCGTCGAGGACTACATCGAGAACATCCTCCCCAAGGCCCGCAAGACCCTTCAGCCGACGGCGGACTGA
- a CDS encoding universal stress protein, with amino-acid sequence MTRPITAGVDGSQESLAALAWAAREAVRRGLALRVVHAWRFQPHEALEAGITGDADSQEQWVHSAVTEAVGTVTERHPDLEVTTDVVEGPVVDTLVAAAAGAELLVLGSRGHGPIVGFLLGSVGQQVIAEATRPVVLVRAGDQPSAEAAGREIVVGQQGDEGDSADALRFAFETAAVRGATVRVVRAWTLPPVFAYSPGSLKLLDEAGGLEPYEKRALAAAVRPWRERFPDVPVEEHVEMGSAGQVLLSVAGTAQLMVVGRRAHRTAVGARIGSVAHGVLHHADCPVAVVPHT; translated from the coding sequence ATGACACGTCCGATCACCGCCGGGGTCGACGGATCGCAGGAGAGCCTGGCCGCGCTGGCCTGGGCGGCCCGGGAGGCGGTGCGGCGCGGGCTGGCGCTGCGAGTGGTGCACGCCTGGCGGTTCCAGCCGCACGAGGCGCTCGAAGCGGGGATCACCGGGGACGCGGACAGCCAGGAGCAGTGGGTGCACAGCGCGGTGACCGAGGCCGTCGGGACCGTCACCGAACGGCACCCGGACCTGGAGGTGACCACCGACGTCGTGGAGGGCCCGGTCGTCGACACCCTGGTCGCCGCCGCTGCCGGCGCCGAGCTGCTGGTGCTCGGCTCGCGCGGGCACGGGCCGATCGTCGGCTTCCTGCTCGGCTCGGTCGGCCAGCAGGTCATCGCCGAGGCCACCCGGCCCGTCGTGCTCGTCCGGGCCGGTGACCAGCCCTCGGCCGAGGCCGCCGGGCGGGAGATCGTCGTGGGCCAGCAGGGCGACGAGGGGGACAGCGCCGACGCGCTGCGGTTCGCGTTCGAGACCGCGGCCGTGCGCGGGGCGACCGTCCGGGTCGTACGGGCCTGGACACTGCCGCCCGTGTTCGCCTACAGCCCCGGCTCGCTGAAGCTCCTCGACGAGGCCGGGGGACTGGAGCCGTACGAGAAGAGGGCCCTGGCCGCCGCGGTCCGGCCGTGGCGGGAGCGTTTCCCCGACGTGCCGGTGGAGGAGCACGTGGAGATGGGCAGCGCCGGCCAGGTGCTGCTGTCGGTGGCCGGGACGGCCCAGCTGATGGTGGTCGGGCGGCGGGCCCACCGTACGGCCGTCGGCGCTCGCATCGGCTCGGTGGCGCACGGGGTGCTGCACCACGCGGACTGCCCGGTCGCCGTGGTCCCGCACACGTGA
- a CDS encoding TetR/AcrR family transcriptional regulator, whose product MTRRRVRTRANLLDAAFSVFAAKGFGHVSIEEVCEAAGYSRGAFYSNFSSLDELFFALYRERADLIAEQVAGALALDGPGLDVPAAVDRVTDVLLLDRDWLLVKTDFLVHAARDPDVARSLLEHRARLRRAIADRLARARGHTALPAVLGDTDGAAHAVVAAYDGVTTQLLLDRDVEHARAWLKQLLTALLTDGSGTPDRTRN is encoded by the coding sequence GTGACCAGGCGCCGTGTCCGCACCCGCGCCAATCTCCTGGACGCGGCGTTCTCCGTGTTCGCGGCCAAGGGCTTCGGGCACGTCTCGATCGAGGAGGTCTGCGAGGCCGCCGGCTACAGCAGGGGCGCCTTCTACTCCAACTTCTCCAGCCTCGACGAGCTGTTCTTCGCCCTCTACCGCGAGCGGGCCGACCTCATCGCGGAGCAGGTGGCCGGTGCTCTCGCCCTCGACGGGCCCGGCCTCGACGTGCCGGCCGCCGTGGACCGCGTCACCGACGTGCTGCTCCTCGACCGGGACTGGCTCCTCGTGAAGACGGACTTCCTGGTGCACGCGGCCCGCGACCCGGACGTCGCCCGGAGCCTGCTGGAGCACCGCGCGCGGCTGCGGCGGGCGATCGCCGACCGGCTCGCCCGCGCCCGCGGGCACACCGCACTGCCCGCCGTCCTGGGCGACACGGACGGCGCCGCCCACGCCGTGGTCGCGGCCTACGACGGCGTCACCACGCAACTGCTGCTGGACCGGGACGTCGAGCACGCCCGCGCCTGGCTGAAACAACTGCTCACGGCCCTGCTGACCGACGGCAGCGGCACCCCCGACCGCACGCGGAACTGA
- a CDS encoding MBL fold metallo-hydrolase, translating to MRADVHQVADGTYLVHGSNTNWVILAEGDAVTLVDTGYPGDREQLLTSLAEVGSSPEAVAAVLITHAHNDHLGSAEYLRATYGTPVYLHEAEVPHARREFLHQVSLGTVLRNGWRPGVLPWAVHALRSGGTMHNPVTAPEPFPAAGALDLPGRPVPVHTPGHTGGHCAYHVPGTGVLISGDALVSGHATSRVEGPQLLPDMFHHERPRAVASLDVLAELEGELLLPGHGPVHRGPLRDAAHRARERAL from the coding sequence ATGCGGGCAGACGTACACCAAGTCGCCGACGGCACCTACCTGGTGCACGGCTCCAACACCAACTGGGTGATCCTTGCGGAGGGGGACGCCGTCACGCTGGTCGACACCGGCTACCCCGGCGACCGGGAGCAGCTCCTCACCTCGCTCGCGGAGGTGGGCAGCTCCCCGGAGGCGGTCGCGGCCGTGCTCATCACGCACGCGCACAACGACCACCTGGGCTCCGCCGAGTACCTGCGCGCCACGTACGGCACGCCCGTGTACCTCCACGAGGCCGAAGTGCCGCACGCACGCCGGGAGTTCCTGCACCAGGTGTCCCTCGGGACGGTGCTGAGGAACGGCTGGCGCCCCGGGGTGCTGCCGTGGGCCGTGCACGCGCTGCGCTCAGGCGGCACGATGCACAACCCCGTCACGGCCCCCGAGCCGTTCCCGGCGGCGGGCGCCCTGGACCTGCCCGGGCGGCCCGTGCCGGTGCACACGCCGGGCCACACCGGCGGGCACTGCGCCTACCACGTGCCCGGCACCGGGGTGCTGATCTCCGGCGACGCCCTGGTCAGCGGGCACGCCACCTCGCGGGTCGAGGGACCGCAGCTGCTGCCGGACATGTTCCACCACGAGCGCCCGCGTGCCGTGGCCTCCCTGGACGTCCTCGCGGAGCTGGAGGGCGAGCTGCTGCTGCCCGGGCACGGTCCGGTCCACCGCGGTCCGTTGCGGGACGCCGCCCACCGGGCCCGGGAGCGCGCCCTCTAA
- a CDS encoding WhiB family transcriptional regulator yields the protein MDNWRDHAACRHEDPELFFPIGTSGPALLQTEQAKAVCRRCPVQEQCLQWALDTGQSIGVWGGTSETERRALKRRAAARRRSG from the coding sequence ATGGACAACTGGCGAGACCACGCTGCCTGCCGGCACGAGGACCCCGAGCTCTTCTTCCCGATCGGCACCTCCGGCCCGGCCCTCCTCCAGACGGAGCAGGCCAAGGCGGTGTGCCGGCGCTGCCCCGTCCAGGAGCAGTGCTTGCAGTGGGCGCTGGACACGGGGCAGTCCATCGGTGTGTGGGGCGGGACCAGCGAGACGGAACGGCGTGCGCTGAAGCGGCGCGCGGCGGCCCGCCGCCGCTCGGGCTGA